ACACCGGCAACTCGCCGACCGTTTCGCCGGCCTCTTCCCGGCCCCGGGTGGCCTCTTCGCCACCGGCGAGTGGACCGAAACGTCGTACGGGCCGGTGCCGGCCGACGCCGGTGGCTGGGCGGGGTGCCGCCTGGACGTCGCCCGCGAATACGGCTGGGGCCTGCTGGTGGAGGCCACGATCGAGACAGTGGAACTGGCCGAGGAGACCGCACCCCTGCTGCATTACCGAGGCCGCTACCACACCCTGAAGGACTGACCGCCCTCGACAGCATCGGACATGCCTGCCGCCGTCACCCGCCCAGCAACGGGCTGCGGGCTGCGGGCTGCGGGCTGCGGGCTGCGGGCTGCGGGCTGCGGGCTGCGGGCTGCGGGCTGCGGGCTGCGGGCTGCGGGCTGCGGGCTGCGGGCTGCGGGCTGCGGGCTGCGGGCTGCGGGCTGCGGGGGCTGACGTTCGGCGGCGGGCGGGGGATGAGCCGGCGAGGTGAGAAGGGTGCCCTGCTATACCGGAAGCGTTAACAAGGGGCCCTTCCTTGCACGGGGGGGACCGTTCGGCGGGGTGACGTGGGTCACTGGGCGCAGCTAGTCGGCCGTTCGGCGCAGCCGTCGACCGGTACCGATCTGGGCCTATCCGGTAGGGCGGTGCGCTTCCTACGGTCGCCCAAACCCCCACGCCTGTGAAGGTGGTGATCCACAGATGTCCACGGACACACCCGCTTCGGCCCCCCACGGGCCCGAGCGGTACCTCGCCGTACAACGGTCGGACGAGTTCGCCGGGTTGCGTCGCGCGCTGCGCGGCTTCGTCTTCCCGATGACCGTCGCGTTCTTCCTGTGGTACGCGCTCTACGTCATTCTCTCCGCGTACGCCCGGGGCTTCATGGGCACGAAACTGTTCGGCACCAACATCAACGTGGCGCTGATCTTCGGCCTGCTCCAGTTCGTCTCGACGTTCCTGATCGCCTGGTTCTACTCGCGGTACGCCGACCGGAAGATCGACCCGATCGCCGACAAGATCCGCGGCGAGCTCACCGGAGGTGAGTCGTGAGCGCACTCTTCGCGGCGGAGGCCAGCGGCGGTGGTACCGCCCGTACGCTGACCATCACGCTGTTCCTGCTGCTGGTGGCCGGCACCCTGGCGATCACCATCTGGGCCAGCCGGCAGACCAAGACGGCGACGGACTTCTACGCCGGCGGCCGGTCCTTCACCGGCTTCCAGAACGGTCTGGCCATCGGCGGCGACTACATGTCGGCCGCCTCGTTCCTCGGCATCGCCGGCCTGATCGCCCTGTACGGCTACGACGGCTTCCTCTACTCGATCGGCTTCCTGGTCGCCTGGTTGGTCGCGTTGCTGCTGGTGGCGGAGCTGCTGCGGAACTCCGGCCGGTACACCATGGCCGACGTGCTGGCGTTCCGGATGCGGCAGCGTCCGGTGCGGACGGCGGCGGCGGTCTCCACCATCACGGTGTCGATCTTCTACCTGCTGGCCCAGATGGTCGGGGCGGGCGCGTTGGTGGCGCTGCTGCTCGGCATCCGGCCGGGGACCACGTTCCTCGGCATGGGCGCCGACACCGCCAAGGTCGCCACGATCGTGCTGGTCGGCGCACTGATGATCATCTACGTCACGGTCGGCGGGATGAAGGGCACCACCTACGTGCAGATCGTCAAGGCGGTGCTGCTGATGGGTGGCACGCTGCTGATGACCATCCTGGTGTTGGCCAAGTACAACTTCAACCTCTCCGCGCTGCTCGGCGACGCGGCGGCCTCGTCGGGTCAGGGCACCGCATTCCTGGAACCCGGGCTGCGGTACGGCGTGGAGGTCGCCGGCAACGCGACGCAGACGTTCTACAACAAGGTGGACCTGCTCTCGCTCGGCATCGCGCTGGTGCTCGGCACGGCCGGCCTACCGCACATCCTGATCCGGTTCTACACCGTGCCCACCGCCAAGGCCGCCCGCAAGAGCGTGCTCTGGGCGATCGGCATCATCGGCACGTTCTACCTGTTCACCCTGGCCCTCGGCTTCGGCGCGGCGGCGCTGGTCGGCAGCGAGGCAATCGTCGCGCAGGACAAGGCCGGCAACACGGCGGCGCCGCAGCTCGCCGAGCGGCTGGGCATCGACTTCTTCGGCGGGGACATCGGTGGCGCGGCCATGCTGGCGATCATCGCGGCGGTCGCCTTCGCCACCATCCTGGCGGTGGTGGCCGGGCTGACCCTGGCCTCCTCGTCCAGCCTGGCGCACGACTTCTACGCCAACGTGATCAAGCGGGGCGAGGCGTCCGAGCGGCAGGAGGTGAACGTCGCGCGGATCTCGGCCTTCGTCATCGGCGCGGTCGCCATCGTACTGTCGATCTTCGCGCAGAACCTGAACGTGGCCTTCCTGGTGGCGCTGGCCTTCGCGGTGGCCGCCTCCGGCAACCTGCCGGCGATCCTGTACAGCCTGTTCTGGAAGCGGTTCAACACCTCGGGCGCGGTCTGGTCGATCTACGGCGGTCTGCTGGCGGCGGTGCTGCTGGTGTTCTTCTCACCGGTGGTCTCCGGCGCGCCGACGGCGATGTTCCCGGATCACGACTGGCAGTGGTTCCCGCTGTCCAACCCGGGCATCCTCTCCATCCCGTTCGGTTTCCTCTGCGGCTGGATCGGCACCGTCATCTCCAAGGAGCACGACGAGGACAAGTACGCGGAGTTGGAGGTGCGCTCGCTTACCGGCGCCGGCGCGCACTGAGCCGGACCTGGCCGCGCCCCGGCCGGCCCGCCGGTCGCAGTTCACCGGCACCCTGTCCGCGCCACTCGAGCCGACGGTGAGAGGGGTCCCCTGCTATACGCCAGGCGTTAACAGGGGGCCCTTCCTTTATCGGTAGGGTGCGGGTATGAAGGTTGCTCCGCGCTTCGGTACCGGTCATCGTGTCCTCGTCACCGGGGGGGCCGGTTTCGTGCCGTCGCACCTGGTCGACTCGCTCGTCGCCCGGGGCTGCGCGGTGGTGGTGCTCGACAACTTCGTCACCGGGTCCAAGGAGAACGTCGCCCACCTGGTCGACCGGCCGGGCTTCACGCTGGTCGAGGCGGACATCTCCGACGGGCTGCCGACCGACCACCCGGCCCTGGCCGAGCGCTTCGACGCCATCCTGCACATGGCCTCGCCGGCCAGCCCGACCGACTTCGCCACCCTGCCGGTGGAGATCCTGCGGGTCGGTTCGGTCGGCACCCTGCACCTGCTGGAGCGCGCGGTCGCCGACGGTGCCCGGTTCCTGATGGCCTCCACCAGCGAGGCGTACGGCGATCCGCTGGAGCACCCGCAACCGGAGACGTACTGGGGCAACGTCAACCCGATCGGGGTACGCAGCGTCTACGACGAGGCCAAGCGGTTCTCCGAGGCGGCCACCATGGCCTACCACCGGTACCGGGGGCTGGACGCGGCGATCGTCCGGATCTTCAACACGTACGGGCCGCGGATGCGCCCGGACGACGGTCGGGCCATCCCCACCTTCATCTCCCAGGCGCTGCGCGGTGAGCCGATCACCGTGCACGGTACGGGGAACCAGACCCGCTCGATCTGTTTCGTCGACGACCTGGTGCGGGGCATCCTGCTGCTGCTCGACTCGACCGAGACCGGCCCGGTCAACTGCGGCACCGAGCACGAGCTGACCATGCGGCAACTGGCTGAGTTGATCGTGTCACTCTCCGGCAGCAGCTCCGAGGTGACCTACGTCACTCGGAGTGCCGACGATCCGGAGAAGCGCCGACCGGACCTCACCCGCGCCCGGGAACTGCTCGGATACGCCCCGACGGTGGGCCCGGAGGACGGGCTGCGGCGGACCATCGAGCACTTCCGTCAGCGACTGGGGTGACCGGCGCGACACTCGCCGAGGCCAACCTGTACATCGCCTGAGGGCAATACTGGCGCGCGCTACGTACCCTGAGTTACATGTCAGCGACCAGCTCAGCCGGTGATTCGCTTCCGTACCTGCACCGTGGTGCCGGGCGCGCGTCGGTCCCCGGCCCGGCCCGGGGCGCCGGCCGGTCCCGGCCGGCCGCCCAGTGGTACCCGTCGCACGACGACGGCCCGGCGGGCGCCGGCCCGGGTGGGCCGGGCGGGCCACGTCAACCCGACGGACCGGCCGGCCCCGCCCCCCGCGGTCGGCAGCCGCGCTGGCGGCGCGGCGTCCTGGTGGTCGGGGTGGTCGTGCTGGTCCTGGCGCTGGTCGGCGGGGGCGGGGCGTGGTTCTACACCCGCAGCCTCAACAGCGACCTGGCCCGCACCGACCCGTTCTCCGAGATCACCGGCGGCCGGCCGGCGAAGACCGTGGACGGTGCGCTGAACATCCTGCTGGTCGGCAGCGACTCCCGGGACCCGGACGCCCCGGTCGAAGAGGCGAGCAAGTGGCGGGCCGACACGATCATCGTGATGCACATTCCCTCCGACCACCGCTCCGCCTACCTGGTCTCCATTCCCCGGGACCTGTACGTGCCGATCCCGGAGGCGGCCAACGCGGAGTGCGGATCGGGCAACCGAGGCAAGATCAACGCGGCCTTCGCATTCGGTGGACTGCCGCTGGCGGTACGCACCGTGGAGTGCTTCACCGATGTCCGGTTGGACCACGTGATGGCCATCGACTTCGCCGGTTTCAAGCAGGTCACCGATGCCCTCGGTGGGGTCGACCTGAAGGTCGAGCGGACCACCACCTCGATCCACAAGCCGTTCCGGACCTTCGAGAAGGGCACCAACCACATGAACGGCGCCGAGGCCCTGGACTGGATCCGGCAGCGCAAGCAGTTCCCGGACGGTGACTTCGCCCGAATGCGTCACCAGCAGGAGTTCCTCCGCGCGTTGATGGACAAGGCCGCCAGCTCGGGCACCCTGACCAACCCGCCCAAGCTGAACGCGTTCCTGCGGGCGACGACCGACGCGGTCACCGTGGACCAGGGCTTCTCCCTGGCCGACATGGCGCTGCAGTTCCGCAATCTGCGCGGCGAGAACCTCACCTTCGTGACCAGCCCGCACGCGGGCAGCGAGACCATCAACGGCGAGTCGGTGGTGGTCTCCGACCGGGAGAAGGCTCTGGCGATGTACCAGGCCATCACCGCGGACACCATGGCCGAGTGGGTGCAGGCCAACGAGAAGCCCGCCGACTCGGGCGGTAGTTGACGGTTCCGTTTCGAATTCGTTTCGACAGACGTCATCGTCGGTCGGTGACCGTGGGTGCGCGCCGCGCCACCGGTCACCGACCGGTCGTATCCGTCGGTACGTTCGGCCAGTTAATTGAGGCGAGCAGGAAGAACAACGGCAGATTGCCGCCGGGGGAACTCGCCACGAGGGGCCCGGATCCGTAAAGTGATCCCTCCCCTCTTATCACGCGAACTGGAGCACGCATGCCGGTTCAGACCCGCCGTCGATCCTCGGCATCGACGCATCCGAGCGCGGCCGCCAAGGCCTCGGCGGCCATCCCGTCGCAGCGTTCCGGCGGTGGGAAGCCCCCTGGCGACCCGCCGAAGCCGGCGAAGAAGCGCCGTCGCAAGGACCCGCTCTGGGCCCGGATCACCGTCGTGGTCGGCGCGGTGCTGATGGTGACCAGCGGAGCGGCCCTGGCCGGCAGCAAGGCCGTGATCAGCCAGGCCACCGGGAGCATCGCCCAGCGCAACCTGCTCGGTGAGGCGGGCAAGTCCGACGCCGAGGGTGGGGAGAGCCTGGAGGGTCCGATCGACATGCTGCTGCTAGGGGTGGACGCCCGGGAGCGCTGGGCCGCCGACGACGTCCGGGCGGACAGCATCATCGTGCTGCACATCCCCGCCAGCCACGACCAGGCGTACCTGATCTCCATCCCCCGGGACACCGAGGCGGAGATCCCGGAGTTCAGCAAGAGCGGTTACCCCGGCGGCACCGACAAGATCAACGCGGCCTTCCAGGCCGGCGCCCGCAACGGCGGCGGCTGGGAGGGCGGGGCCCAGTTGATGGCCCAGACGATCAAGAAGATGACCGGGGTCAGCTTCGACGGCGCGGCGATCATCAACTTCGGCGGCTTCAAGAGCGTCATCGACGCCCTCGGCACCGTGCGGATCTGCGTCAGCCAGGAGGTCAAGTCGGCCCACATGTCGTACGTGGACGACAAGCCGATGTGGAACGCGGACGCGAAGAAGACCGGCAAGGCCCGTACCCCGGTGGTGCACAAGAAGGGCTGCCGGGAGATGGAGGGCTGGGCCGCGCTGGACTACTCCCGGCAGCGCTACGGGCTGAAGAACGGCGACTACGACCGCCAGCAGAACCAGCAGCAGCTGATCAAGGCGATGGCCCGTAAGGCCACCGAGAAGGGCATCCTCTCCAACCCGGTCAAGCTGCAACAGCTGACCAAGGCGGCCGGCAAGGCGTTCATCCTCGACACCGGCAAGGCCTCCCTGCCCGACCTGGTCTTCACCATGCGGGGGGTCACCGGCAACGAGTTGACCATGCTGCGCACCAACGGCGGCAACTTCCACGGCAACGCCAACGGCCGGGAGACGCTCAGCCCGCAGACCCTGGAGATGTTCCAGGCGGTACGCAGGGACGAGCTGGGCGAGTTCATCTACACCAACCCGGCGATGCTCTCCACCCGGAAGTAGTTTCCCCGAACGCCACTGATCAGGCAGGACGTCTCCGTAGCCTGACGTGAGAGGTATTCACGTCAGGCTACGGAGGTGGGCGCCACGTCCAGGGCGGCACAGACCGGACCCCGGCGCCGGGCCGGGCGACGACGGGCGCCCCGCTGGGCGCGGATCCTACTCGGCGCCGGGCTCGTCCTGGTCCTGCTCGCCGGGGTCGCGGTCGTCGGGCTGCGCCTGCTCGGCGACCGGTACGAACGGACGGTGCTCCGGGAGCAGCTGCTCGACCCGACCGCCCGGCTCGACGGCACCAGCCTCGACGGCCCGCTGAACTACCTGCTCGTCGGCTCCGACCGGCGACCCGGCGACGACAACCCCGCGCAGCGCTCGGACAGCATCCTCATCGTGCACGTGCCGGCCGGGCTGCGCCAGGCGTACCTGATCTCCGTACCCCGGGATCTGCTGGTCACGATCCCACCCGGCGGCGGCTTCACCGGTGGGGAAGACAAGATCAATGCCGCGTACGAACACGGCGGCGGCGGTCAACCGGGTGCCCGGCTGCTGTCGGCGACCCTGACCCGGCTCACCGGACTGCGCTTCGACGGCGCGGCGCTCATCGACTTCGCCGGCTTCCGGACCGTCATCGACCTGCTCGGCGGGGTCCGGATGTGCGTGGACACCGAGGTCCGCTCGATCCACACCGGCACGGTCTTCCGCCCCGGCTGCCAGCAGATGGACGGCCGGCAGGCGCTGGACTACGTCCGGCAGCGCTACGACCTGCCCCGGGGCGACTACGACCGGCAGCACCACCAGCAGCAGCTCCTGCGGGCGATGTTGGAGCGGGCCGGCCAGACCGACCTGCGCCGCGATCCGGTCAAGCTGGACCGGGTACTCCGGGCGGTGGGCAGCGCGCTGACCGTGGACACCAACGGCGTACCCCTGCAGGACCTGCTCTTCGCGCTCCGCGCGCTGCCGGCCGACGCCCTGCACGGCGTGCAGATCCCGTCCTCCCCGCAGACCATCGACGAGGTCTCCTACGTCGTGCTCGACGACGGCGGCACCGGACTGTTCGCCGCACTGCGGGACGAACAGCTCGACGGGTGGGCCGCCGCCAACCCACGCTGGGTCAGCAAGCTGTGACCTCCGTACCGTTCCGCCCGGCCTCCGCCGGATCGACCGGACGAGGATCTAGGTTGGTACCCGTGTTCGGACCCCAGGTACCCACGATGCCCGTGACCGAGATCGCCGACGACACCTACCTGCTCGACGTCCGGGAGGACGACGAGTGGGCGGCCGGCCACGCCCCACAGGCCCATCACCTGCCCATGATGGAGCTGCCTACCCGGCTCGCCGACGTCCCCACCGACCGCGAGGTGGCGGTGATCTGCCGCTCCGGTGGTCGCTCGGCACAGGTGGTGGCGTACCTGATGAACAACGGTTGGGACCAGGTGCGCAACGTGGTCGGCGGGATGGGCGAGTGGGCCACCGCCGGACGACCGGTGGTCGACTCCGACGGGCGACCCGGCCGGGTGCTCTAGGGCCACCGACGTCATGGCCGAACCACTGGTCTTCGCGCACCGCGGCTCCTCCGCCGACCTGCCGGAACACACCCTGGCCGCGTACCTGCGGGCGTTGGCCGACGGCGCCGACGGCCTGGAGTGCGACGTCCGGCTGTCCCGCGACGGACATCTGGTCTGTGTCCACGACCGTCGGCTGGACCGGACCAGCAACGGTCACGGCCTGGTCAGTGCCCGCACCCTCGCCGAGCTGGACCGGTTGGACTTCGGCTCCTGGCATCCCGGCTGCGGGCCCGCCGGGCCGCCGGACGAGTCGCACACCCGGCTGTTGACCCTGCAACGGCTGCTCGACGCCGTGCTGGCCGCCGGCCGCCCGGTCCGGTTGCTGATCGAGACCAAACACCCCTCCCGGTACGGGCGTGACGTCGAACGCCGGCTGGTCGCCCTGCTACGCCGGTACGGCCTGACCGAGCCGGGCCCCGACGATCCGGTACGGGTCACCGTGATGTCCTTCTCCCTGCTGGCCGTGCGCCGGGTCCGGGCGCTGGCACCGCGGCTGCCCACCGTGCTGCTGATGGACCTGCCGCCGCGCTGGCTGCGCCGGGGACACCTGCCGTTCGGCACCCGGATCGCCGGCCCCAACGTCGAGCTGCTGCGTACCCGCCCGTGGCTGGTGCCGGCGCTGCGGGCGGCCGGCCACCAGGTGTACGTCTGGACGGTCAACGAACCGGCCGATCTCGACCTGGCCCTCGCCGCCGGGGTGGACGGGCTGATCACCGACCGGCCCGCGCACACCCTCGCCCGCCTCGGCAGGTGAACCGGGGGGTGCCCGGTGCCTCTCCGACCGGGCACACTCACAGCATGCCGGAGCACACCGATCTCACCGCCCTCATCACCGGCCAACGCACCGCACTGGAGATGCTCAACTCGGGTTCCGCCGCCCTGCCCGCCCTCACCCGGCTGCTCCAGGAGGTCCAGCCGGCCCTCGGCGCGGCGGGCATGGCCTTCGTGGAGTTCACCCCGCAGGGCGGCCGGGTGATCGCCGCGACCGGGGCCAGCGAGTGGACCCTCGGCCGACCACTGCCGGCCTCCGATCCGGCCACCGTCTGCCTGCTCACCGGCCCCAGCGTCCAGCAGGTCCGGATGACCCACCTGCCCGGTCACCTCGCGGGTGAGCTGGCCGAGCGGGGCCTGCGGTGGATGGTCGTCGGCCGGGCCGAACTCGGTGGGGTGACCGTGGGCAGCCTGCACGTGCTCTACCCGGAGGCGCGGGATTCCCTGGACGCCACCGAGCGGGCGGTCGTCGGGTACCTGGCCGCCTGCGTCGCGCACCTGTACGGCGATCGCAACGGGCTGCCCGTACACACCGAGGGGCCGGTGGTGGCGGCGCTGGCCGACGGTCTCGCGGTGGTCGACCCGGACGGCCGGGTACGGCTCTGGAACCCGGCAGCCACGCAGGTCACCGGCCACTCCGCCGCCGAGGCGCTCAACCGTCCGCTGCCGTTCCCGTTGCCGCCGCCCGGCCGGGCGCTGGACCACCGGCTGCCCGACGGCCGCTGGCTGAAGATCAACTCGGGTGAGCTGCCGGGGCCGGGCAACCTGCGGGTGGTCACCTTCCGCGACATCACCGACCAGCAGCGGCGGGACCGGGACCGCGAGTTGTTCGTGGCGGTGACCAGCCACGAACTGCGCACCCCGGTCACCGTGATCAAGGGGTACGCGGACACCCTCTGCAACCACTGGGACTCGCTCACCGACACCGATCGTCGGCAGGCCGCCCTGGTCATCGGTCAACGCGCCAACGAGCTGGCCCGACTGGTCGACCGGCTGCTCTCCTCGGCCGCCGAGGCCGCCCCCGGCGCGGAGCCACCCGCCCGGTTCGACCTCGGTGCGGCCCTACGGGACGCGGTCGCCGACCTGCCCGCCGAGATCCGCGAGCGGCTCCGCCTCGACCTGCCCGCCGACCTGCCCAGGGCCTGCGGGTTCCGGCAGAACCTGGCCACCGTGCTGACCGAGCTGAGCACCAACGCGGGCAAGTACTCCCTGCCCGGCGCACCTATCGAGATCACCGCCGACGCCGACGAGCAGACGGTCGCGTTCCGGGTCAGCGACCGGGGCATCGGCATCCGCCCCGAACACGTGGAACGGGCCTTCGAACGGTTCTGGCAGGGCGAGTCCGGTGACCGGCGTCGGTATCCCGGTGCCGGGCTGGGCCTCTATCTCGTCCGGCAGATCGTGGAACAGCAGAATGGGTGGGTATCACTCCGCCCTCGAGCCGGGGGCGGTACGGTCGCAGAGGTGCGGCTGCCGCGCGGGTGACCGGTGCGGCGACAGGGTGAGAGGGCGACCGTGGAAACGGGACGGACCGAGCGTTCGTGGTGCGTGGTGGTGCCGCACCATGCCGTCGGCGCCCGGTTGGCCCGGCGCCGGTTGGCCGACGAGCTCGTCGACGTCGTACCCCCGCTGCTCCTGCCCGACCTGGTAGCCGTCCTGGCCGAACTGGTAGGCAACGCGGTCCGGCACGCCGACGCGCTGCCCGGCGGGGTGGTCCGGGTCGCCTGGCGGCTCTGGTCGACCCCGCACGGGGTACGCGTCCAGTTGCGGGTCACCGACGGCGGTTCCGCCGACGGCCCGCGGCTGCGGGTGGCCGGGCCGGACGCGGTGGGCGGCCGGGGGCTGCACATCGTGGCCGGACTGTCGACCCGGTGGGGCGTGGACCGCGACGGCCTGGGCCAGAGCGTCTGGGCCGACTTCGAGCCCGCCACCGCCGCCCGGGGAGACTTGGTCCCCACCTGAGCCGGGCCTGGTCGCCCGGGTCGGGTCGGGCTTGGTCGCCGGACCGGGCCGGGCCTGGTCGTCCGGGCCTGGTCGTCGGGTCGTCTAGGCTCTCTCGGCGTGAGCAAGCGTCGAAAGAGTCAGCGGGCCGGCGAGGCCAGCCCGAAGCGCACCAAGGTACGCGACGTCTTCGTACCCCGGCCCTTCGAGGGGTTGGTCGACGAGCCGGAATGGATCGCCCTGCGTGAGCTGGTGCCGGCCGCCTCCGCGCCGCTGCGGCTCACCGAGGACATGGTGGCCGAGCACGGCGACCGCCCGGTGGTCCTGGCCACCGTGCTGCCGATGGCCGCACCGGCGATGAGCCGGGCGGACGGTCAGGTCTTCGTCGGCCTCCAGCGGCACCAGCAGTCCGGCGACGTCTCCCGGGACCTGGCCGAGGCGCTGCTCTGCGCGCTGCGTACCGAGCCGGGTCAGCCGGTCCAGGTGCCCCCGATGCCCGGCGAGGGACCGCGTCTGCAGGACGTCCTCGTCGACGCCCCGCTGGAGATCAGCATGCACGAGGGCTTCGAGTTCTGGCTGGAGCCGGAGGCCGCCGGGAACCCGACCGTGCAGGCGTCGCTGGAGCGCGCCAATGCCGC
Above is a window of Micromonospora yangpuensis DNA encoding:
- a CDS encoding LCP family protein, with protein sequence MPVQTRRRSSASTHPSAAAKASAAIPSQRSGGGKPPGDPPKPAKKRRRKDPLWARITVVVGAVLMVTSGAALAGSKAVISQATGSIAQRNLLGEAGKSDAEGGESLEGPIDMLLLGVDARERWAADDVRADSIIVLHIPASHDQAYLISIPRDTEAEIPEFSKSGYPGGTDKINAAFQAGARNGGGWEGGAQLMAQTIKKMTGVSFDGAAIINFGGFKSVIDALGTVRICVSQEVKSAHMSYVDDKPMWNADAKKTGKARTPVVHKKGCREMEGWAALDYSRQRYGLKNGDYDRQQNQQQLIKAMARKATEKGILSNPVKLQQLTKAAGKAFILDTGKASLPDLVFTMRGVTGNELTMLRTNGGNFHGNANGRETLSPQTLEMFQAVRRDELGEFIYTNPAMLSTRK
- a CDS encoding rhodanese-like domain-containing protein; the encoded protein is MFGPQVPTMPVTEIADDTYLLDVREDDEWAAGHAPQAHHLPMMELPTRLADVPTDREVAVICRSGGRSAQVVAYLMNNGWDQVRNVVGGMGEWATAGRPVVDSDGRPGRVL
- a CDS encoding glycerophosphodiester phosphodiesterase: MAEPLVFAHRGSSADLPEHTLAAYLRALADGADGLECDVRLSRDGHLVCVHDRRLDRTSNGHGLVSARTLAELDRLDFGSWHPGCGPAGPPDESHTRLLTLQRLLDAVLAAGRPVRLLIETKHPSRYGRDVERRLVALLRRYGLTEPGPDDPVRVTVMSFSLLAVRRVRALAPRLPTVLLMDLPPRWLRRGHLPFGTRIAGPNVELLRTRPWLVPALRAAGHQVYVWTVNEPADLDLALAAGVDGLITDRPAHTLARLGR
- a CDS encoding DUF5926 family protein, which produces MSKRRKSQRAGEASPKRTKVRDVFVPRPFEGLVDEPEWIALRELVPAASAPLRLTEDMVAEHGDRPVVLATVLPMAAPAMSRADGQVFVGLQRHQQSGDVSRDLAEALLCALRTEPGQPVQVPPMPGEGPRLQDVLVDAPLEISMHEGFEFWLEPEAAGNPTVQASLERANAAVYPTVRLSAARAAYWCQVPEKAHVRWVLPDDEDAALDTLARLGAAGTLTLGDHTRFAGMFRAHGRLTPVWDLPPDVPAAEWEDPVTQFAKRYAEALADPTPLDPAGRRARQGLVGRQLTLR
- a CDS encoding NAD-dependent epimerase/dehydratase family protein, with the translated sequence MKVAPRFGTGHRVLVTGGAGFVPSHLVDSLVARGCAVVVLDNFVTGSKENVAHLVDRPGFTLVEADISDGLPTDHPALAERFDAILHMASPASPTDFATLPVEILRVGSVGTLHLLERAVADGARFLMASTSEAYGDPLEHPQPETYWGNVNPIGVRSVYDEAKRFSEAATMAYHRYRGLDAAIVRIFNTYGPRMRPDDGRAIPTFISQALRGEPITVHGTGNQTRSICFVDDLVRGILLLLDSTETGPVNCGTEHELTMRQLAELIVSLSGSSSEVTYVTRSADDPEKRRPDLTRARELLGYAPTVGPEDGLRRTIEHFRQRLG
- a CDS encoding ATP-binding protein, yielding MVVPHHAVGARLARRRLADELVDVVPPLLLPDLVAVLAELVGNAVRHADALPGGVVRVAWRLWSTPHGVRVQLRVTDGGSADGPRLRVAGPDAVGGRGLHIVAGLSTRWGVDRDGLGQSVWADFEPATAARGDLVPT
- a CDS encoding LCP family protein, producing MVLLAGVAVVGLRLLGDRYERTVLREQLLDPTARLDGTSLDGPLNYLLVGSDRRPGDDNPAQRSDSILIVHVPAGLRQAYLISVPRDLLVTIPPGGGFTGGEDKINAAYEHGGGGQPGARLLSATLTRLTGLRFDGAALIDFAGFRTVIDLLGGVRMCVDTEVRSIHTGTVFRPGCQQMDGRQALDYVRQRYDLPRGDYDRQHHQQQLLRAMLERAGQTDLRRDPVKLDRVLRAVGSALTVDTNGVPLQDLLFALRALPADALHGVQIPSSPQTIDEVSYVVLDDGGTGLFAALRDEQLDGWAAANPRWVSKL
- a CDS encoding solute symporter family protein yields the protein MSALFAAEASGGGTARTLTITLFLLLVAGTLAITIWASRQTKTATDFYAGGRSFTGFQNGLAIGGDYMSAASFLGIAGLIALYGYDGFLYSIGFLVAWLVALLLVAELLRNSGRYTMADVLAFRMRQRPVRTAAAVSTITVSIFYLLAQMVGAGALVALLLGIRPGTTFLGMGADTAKVATIVLVGALMIIYVTVGGMKGTTYVQIVKAVLLMGGTLLMTILVLAKYNFNLSALLGDAAASSGQGTAFLEPGLRYGVEVAGNATQTFYNKVDLLSLGIALVLGTAGLPHILIRFYTVPTAKAARKSVLWAIGIIGTFYLFTLALGFGAAALVGSEAIVAQDKAGNTAAPQLAERLGIDFFGGDIGGAAMLAIIAAVAFATILAVVAGLTLASSSSLAHDFYANVIKRGEASERQEVNVARISAFVIGAVAIVLSIFAQNLNVAFLVALAFAVAASGNLPAILYSLFWKRFNTSGAVWSIYGGLLAAVLLVFFSPVVSGAPTAMFPDHDWQWFPLSNPGILSIPFGFLCGWIGTVISKEHDEDKYAELEVRSLTGAGAH
- a CDS encoding LCP family protein; translation: MSATSSAGDSLPYLHRGAGRASVPGPARGAGRSRPAAQWYPSHDDGPAGAGPGGPGGPRQPDGPAGPAPRGRQPRWRRGVLVVGVVVLVLALVGGGGAWFYTRSLNSDLARTDPFSEITGGRPAKTVDGALNILLVGSDSRDPDAPVEEASKWRADTIIVMHIPSDHRSAYLVSIPRDLYVPIPEAANAECGSGNRGKINAAFAFGGLPLAVRTVECFTDVRLDHVMAIDFAGFKQVTDALGGVDLKVERTTTSIHKPFRTFEKGTNHMNGAEALDWIRQRKQFPDGDFARMRHQQEFLRALMDKAASSGTLTNPPKLNAFLRATTDAVTVDQGFSLADMALQFRNLRGENLTFVTSPHAGSETINGESVVVSDREKALAMYQAITADTMAEWVQANEKPADSGGS
- a CDS encoding PAS domain-containing sensor histidine kinase; this translates as MPEHTDLTALITGQRTALEMLNSGSAALPALTRLLQEVQPALGAAGMAFVEFTPQGGRVIAATGASEWTLGRPLPASDPATVCLLTGPSVQQVRMTHLPGHLAGELAERGLRWMVVGRAELGGVTVGSLHVLYPEARDSLDATERAVVGYLAACVAHLYGDRNGLPVHTEGPVVAALADGLAVVDPDGRVRLWNPAATQVTGHSAAEALNRPLPFPLPPPGRALDHRLPDGRWLKINSGELPGPGNLRVVTFRDITDQQRRDRDRELFVAVTSHELRTPVTVIKGYADTLCNHWDSLTDTDRRQAALVIGQRANELARLVDRLLSSAAEAAPGAEPPARFDLGAALRDAVADLPAEIRERLRLDLPADLPRACGFRQNLATVLTELSTNAGKYSLPGAPIEITADADEQTVAFRVSDRGIGIRPEHVERAFERFWQGESGDRRRYPGAGLGLYLVRQIVEQQNGWVSLRPRAGGGTVAEVRLPRG
- a CDS encoding DUF485 domain-containing protein; the encoded protein is MSTDTPASAPHGPERYLAVQRSDEFAGLRRALRGFVFPMTVAFFLWYALYVILSAYARGFMGTKLFGTNINVALIFGLLQFVSTFLIAWFYSRYADRKIDPIADKIRGELTGGES